From the genome of Lytechinus pictus isolate F3 Inbred chromosome 4, Lp3.0, whole genome shotgun sequence:
AATCCAGACCCcccaaaaagtaaaaaacaaatttatatgcTTTCGAGAAAAGTAAATGTTTCTTGTGGTACAAATTGGCTTTCCGAAGAATTCTAGAGCCCTTTCCAGTTTGTAATTCATAGACTTGTCGACATAGTTATTGCTTGTACATtaaaccgtttttttttttttttttggggggggggcatataaTATTCATAGTCAATGTAAAATGCTCTATTGTGAGCTATGCTACAACCTATCATACCTGAACGTGCTGGTGTCTTTGATGAAAAATACGACCGTTCCCTCACTCAATGTGTCATAATTATTAAGagtaatacactgtaaaaaaaatattgggaaaattttaaccagcaggagagtaattatgtgtccaaccaattttagGCAGTATTTTACCTGATGCGGGAAGCACATTGTCCAGTAAGGCTAACAAATAAGCAGCACTTACTTTAGAATAGGGAAAAGTTTCATCACATTGGAGAAATAAAAGtgccaaaagaaatgcccaatgttggttggacacataattaccctcatggatcattgttaccaaatattttttagacTTTCTCATTGTCTTTATCCACTGTTTACCTGTCAGGCACCTTTGGCCGTTTTACCTGCTCCCTATCGTACCACCGAAGAATACCCATCAATGCTCTCTATACCGGACCCTAAAACAGGTGAGAAACGTTCCTTAAGCACCTGCCAACATGGCCAATGACGCATACATTGAGGGGAATTAACGAAATGTAATCGATATTTGATTATTAGGCGAAAGTATCATCAAGGTTTTTTTCTTGTCTACTGGTCGAGATATCGTCACCTTTTACCATTATCAGTTTATCTGAAGGTATATAATTTACGGCACGAGTCCTGGCTCCAATAATATTGttctcactatttcctttacgATCCAACAACTGACTGTgtcttcttctttaaaaaaaaggcgATGTAAACTAACGTCACCATCCTGTCTTTCACATTTCCCATTCTCTCGGGCCCAGTCGGGTATATCCGTAAGCCTTCGGGGATGTCATCAATTCTCCCCGCATGACCACGCAAAACTAAGGATTCGTTTCGCTCTGTTTCGTAAATGCTGACCCCTAGAGATTATTCACTGGCTGTGCTGCGTGTTATGTATTAAACAAATGAGATGATACTTTCAAATAGTTATGAGACGCATTTCTATCTTTCTAGAAGAACGGTAATCTAATCATTGTTATATCTTTTGTCGAATAATTTTTTTCGTctcttttttcattgaaaatgtcAGGAAAGAGGGCTTTTCCAGACAACCTCAACTGCTTACTCTGCTCCCGTACTGACATCACTGAGTTTGGACAGCGGTGTGTCCAACTAAAAATACCAGTCGTGGGTCTGTGCTGCGGAAACGCCCCTCACTACACACGAGCTCTCGCCGAATCGTACGGTCGCCGTCCCGAGGCCTCCAAGTACTCGCCCGATATGACGATGCACGGGTGGTACGGCACCAATAAGGATATTGTGAATCAACACTACAGCGACACTCTTCAGAAACTACCAagtctttgattttttgttgtcATGTTGATTTGGATCATATTCGATGTGATTTAATATTGAATCGAATAATGGAGCTTTGTGTTACGCAATGAATTCCACGAAGCCTTCGACAGTTCAAAAAATGCAacattacactgcaaaaaattCGGTGTTAAATGACCACCAACCCGGAATCTATATtgtgtccacaccagagaagtgttaaataACACCCGTTTGGTTTTgatctaacaccagataggtgtttatacaaaaccaattaggattaaaacagcatcggtttgattccaaactggtgtgcTACTAGTATTTCAATGGATAtgagattccgggctggtggtaAATCAATACCGGGGTCTTTGCAGTGCTCCTTCTGAAAGTAAAGAGATGTAGATCACTGAAAAATACAGGCAAAGTGAGGTCAGGCAAGGCTCCAtacacagttttttttaattgtattttagaAAGGGCTGGGAGAGGGGCAGGCCATATTCTCCGTAGCCATGGGGCCACTTTGTCCCAGGTTTGGCTCTGTTCAAAATTTCTAGAGCTAATTAGTTGTAAACAGCAGGAAGATTCTTCTCTAGATCTAGATAACACCTATcgaaagactttttttttaacttcaatAAATGACTTAAACAATTAATATGTCGTCACTAAGAAAAAGTGTTAAAAACGTAAGTGCAATATATGTAGTGACATTGACCATTGTGACCTCAAAAGTAATAAAAATCGAAATAGCATGTTTAAAACGAAGTCAATCGGGTTACTGTCGGTTGATCCGTTCACTTGAGTTTCGGggctcgaaaaaaaaaacacggaaATGGGTTTCAAGCGTGTAAGGGTCCAAGACGTTATGATAACCCCTTTACACAATTTAACCTAAAGATGGCGCCGTTTTGAAATCCAAGAGTGATAGAATGGTTTAATCTAAAGTAGCTTAAGTTTGTATTTATTCATATCACGTCAATATTCAGTGAACTATCATCTACGACCAGCTGTCCCATATGTCATGTAACatgaaatgcataaatttcaattttttaatggttcgataactatttttttttcttttaggagcgtgtgtgaaataatttgtcgaTAAACTGAAGGTAAGAtaacatcattttatttttttagaaaatgacaattcattgatttttttaactaCACGATATATGAGGAAGCTGATCGCATAGGAGTcacaaatggaaaaaaatactcTTATATCTTTTTAGATATTTTCTGGATTTCCTCAAACAtttaccaatattttcttttgataggttttcctgctatttttacGATAAACCGATCatcaggatgaacttccccttaaaaaaaaagaaaaaagaagggtcACGGACTACATGGTTTCTGCTCCTATTCCttagtttgttttttttattatatgtagGATAGCCCCCTAATATACATATTATGTACgtatttgttgtaaaaatattcAGAGTATAGGATATATCATCTCTAGAGTATTCCACAAATATACGTTTTGTTTATAAACGAAAGGTTGATGATGCTTTGAGTTGTAGTAGTGATAGAAGAAATGTATTATTCTCGAGACTGAACAATATCGTGTCTGATTTTaaggaaatacaaaaaatgGTGAGGACTTACTAAGACGATGAATTTTAAAATGATGTGAATTAGAGAAcgaataattttgtatttaaattaatcataatattATACTTCCATTtatttgtatgaatatgatttgattttaaactGTACACGTATGATTTGATTTATCGTGAATAAAATTGCCCATTGGGGCAAATGTGGAAATGGATGTCTGTGTGCGTTcgggtgtgtgagggtgagtgtgtgtgtgtgtgtgtgagggtatTTGCGTTTATAAGGACTAATTGAGCAACTACACTTTCGTTGGTAATAATACATTCGACATGTTATAATGCATCGTCGTATAGTAAAAGAGTCAATATTGGTTATTAATCTTATTACGCCATCTGTTGGttcaacataaatatttttatgaggATTGTACTTTTTCTCATTTGTTTTCATATCGTCTACAGTTTTGTTTACAGTTGCAACGAGtgaaatgacacaaaaattTCCAAAAGATTTCACAAATTTCACTTTGAACTCTTTAGGAAGTCTTTTATTGGTGTTTTTCTGCGTTATAGTCGCCCATGACCAATCgaaatgcaaggatttcagttgCTTCCAAAAGTACCAAAATTATAGTAACCACGGGATGAAACACGGCTGCTCAGATTAAGGGATTATTATTATGCAAAATATGTACGCTATAAGATAAAAATATCGCCTTCATATCACTGGGAGCAAATTTGTAGAATACCATTTTAGTTCCCTCCTTACAACCTCGATGGAGTTCAGGTTTTTTTAGGCAAAAATAAATTGCCAATGAAACAAAGGCAAATCCGCCATTTTAATCTGTTACATGTCAAATGATTACAACTTTTTAATGTAAGTTTTGTACTGTGCATCCAATTTTgctatatatagatatatatatcaccAATCATGTTCATTCACTTTTCTGTCTTTCAttgatcatttcattttggtaTTATCTTTTAACTCTCAATTCCTtttaatgtgactttaattCGTCAGTACTTCCTAGTTGCTTTCCAAAGATAGACATGTATGACTAAAAGAGAGATAACTGAAATGCCgcaaatgatgaaaaaatacgGAATTAAATggaaaatgacaaagaacatgACACCTAAACAGCTATGAAAATAGATTTTTCCATATATTTAGTATCGACTATTATACCAAGATAACCACAAATTCAGACTTTTCCCACGAGTCATTCAATGTAAAAGCCACATGGAAAATATGTGTGGAAAACTCATTCAACTTTAAAGGTAAACATTTggaatacatatacatataactTACGTAATTATTCTTTTAAATCGAACCTCGAGACCTCACAattcttcttattatttatttgaccaaatCATGATACAAACATAAATGAATAGTATACatggtaaaaacaaacaatacagaATGGAGCAGTGCTACAGGCTGGTCAGGGGCGATAATAAAAGCATAATAAATGGTTGTTGCTCGGAAGCATATCGACCATAGCCCATTTTTGCAGCTCACACGTTCTCCGGCTACCAAATCCaagaataattattattttcgcTGAAAAGTATAGCTGTGATAGCAGATTCTTCCTTTACATGGTCTAATTTCCCACTGTCAAAAATAGATAATAAGGAAGTGTTATGCATATGACGTTTGGAAAGTTTCGCTCCGAGACACACGACGGggttcaagaacacagtaaatgaattaaaaatgtcCGTCAAATGATAATGGacagctgagaggcttttgtcaaTAATTAGCGAATCGGACAGCTGATCGTCGCTAAAATTCCGAGCTGATGAGAacttgcaaatatgtcgtttgtcctgAGTCACGAACGACACTGCTGTtatgattcaccgattttcgacaaagactccTTTGTCATGAAgagcttttgacaatagatcctctacgttccagaaagcgtcagTGTAGTCGTTGCGAAAACTTCCTAATTTCATAGATGTTGCCGCATCAATAAAATTTACTTTGGTGTTGAGATTTTCAGGCCTTGGTCAACATGGTCAAGGTATTAATTATTAAGATATTTTATGTACAAAGCAATAAAATACAGCCATATACGCTATCGAAATACCCCTCCAGTACAGCGGGCCCTCAACAGAACGTGTTGTTTTGTAAGTCTTTCTTGTGACTCAGCTTGTAATAGAAGTCCTTAAAACTACCCCGTTTAGGTCGTATGTCCTAATCGAAATGAGCCAAACTACCCTGTCGCTGAGAAAATTGTCATGGTTGTGTTTTAAACCCATTTTTAGGAAATTTAGGCATGGCTGACATTGCATGAATTAGGTCCAATGGggtatttcttttttgattGTCGGCTCTAGCTGATCGTGCCGATCTGGTTAAGACTATACCTTGATCAAGATCTCCCTGGACTCCCCAGAACACAGCTATTTGGAGACATGTCCAAAAACACGTCAACATCGTGAATAACTTAAAAAgctgaacaataaaaaaaaatacagtaactGGCAATCATGTTAATAATTAGCTTTCCAGTAAGGTTTGGTATGTCCAGTTGCAGATATGCGAAGTCCCTCAGAACATATACGTAAGTTTGGTCTGTCAGCCTCGCTCGGCAAATGTATTCATGGCCAATCTACCAGTCTTTATCAACTTCCTTTATATGATTCTATAAATTGCCTCTTATTCACTACATGCTGAAAAGCTAATATAGTCCCTTATCATATTCCCATCGGAGTGATACCAGGGGGCCAAAGCTCTGGAGTGAACTGGGCATCCTTATAAAGTGTATTATAGCTCATTCCGGAAAGAACTGTGCATATTTTAGACATTTCCACAACCCCCCAAAACATCGAATGTATTGAATGACCTGATGACCGGCAAGTCAAAGGATCCATCTTCCATCTTTCcatcattttgcctccgacgaagattttgctaggatcgaaagcttaggccccttttgactttctaatctttccatcttgattgatACTCTACAAAATTGGTTTGGTCctgtaaaaatgaatttctcTTCAAAATACGGAAATTCCAcacattaagccaaacataTAACCTAACATCCAAACCAAAACCCAATCTTAATCATCACCCTCACATCACTCTGAACTCAAAATCCCAATATCCTTATCCCAATCCTAACCATCAACCTTCATAGAATTCACTAAGAATAAGTGGTCGCGGGAGAGATTATCGCGTTGccacaaaataaaaatacagacGTTATGCTATTAGAGGGAACCAAATCAGTTTCACTTGACTTAGACTTGACATAAAACAGCAATaaccaaataataaaataaactcTTACATGGATGATATCCTTTGGCAAACGTCTTAAAATGATGCCTCGGAAGCATGGTAGTGCCTGTTACACTAGGAAAAACACATTAATTACATTGTTTTGTAGGTCGGCCATTAACTTGTTACTTGTCGGAATAGACCGGTCTCCGTAGCTAATATGTGACCAGTGgaagaattcagtagtcaaccaCTTAATGTTCTTTTTAGATGACTAGGACAACATCGTGAGGAAAAGGGAAATCCAGGAGCCTGTTTGCCACATTTAACATCGTTGAAAACAAGTCGGCGGAGAAAATGTGGCATCAAGATGTGTTTTGCTGGGTGTCAGTATACACGTAGGCGCAGGTTTGTGGTCCCGATGTATTTTTTCGACTTAAGTTTTGGATGTAATGTTTTAACCAATATATCATGTCTGTGTATATCCTGTCGCCTGTTTGGTCTACCgtattattttgatgaatttgtgTTTTAGTCAAATTACATGACTGTGTAAGTATGGCGTATTGCAAATctgtgcagggggggggggtgccctcTATAGCAATCTGTAAAGTTACGCACTAACCCGATGACGTAATGGGAACCCAGAAAAGTTTTCAGGCATTCCTGTTATCGGTTGCGTAACTAGGAGGGACCATCCACGCCCCTCCACCATCGGTTGAAAAAGGAGTAGGAAcgagaaataaagataaaacaagGAAACGTAAAAAATACATCTAGAAGCTCTCGATTGCTTCGTTTGACAGACTTTTGAATGCTTGTTTAATTCCATATAAAAGATATTATTTCGCACATTGTGTTCCATTTTGATTTGAAGTTAAAAGTTACCATTGTTCATATGATAAGATATTTAAGCAATATGTAATGTTTAAGTATTATTTAAGCAATATAACCATAGCTGCATTTAACTCACTCTAAGAAGATTACACAAAAGGTATCTTTAAGTTCATAATGATTTAtgcattccccccccccaaaaaaaaaaaaaaaaaaaaaaaaaaaaaaatcttctccaGGTATCGCAATAGCTACATTCGGGTAAAACCATATGATTAAGGCCACATTGAGCCTTTTTTCACTGTCTATCGATGTATCATTTACACACATGCtatgtgtgtgtgcgtttgTGCTTGCGTGCAGGCGTATGGCTGGTTGAGGGGGTTATTCtgtgtggaggtgccgtggcctgGGCGCCTGACTACACCCaagtcgtgggttcgattcaCTGCACGGCACTTTATGCTCTTGAGCGAGGATTTTTATCAACAtggcttttctttttcttgaatcTATATGAATATGCTCTGTGCATTACTGGTGAAAATGTATGCATGTGCTTatttaataaaatgaagaaaaaatgtttgtataaaCTAATTAAGTAAGTTTGTCTTAAACGGAGTTTTTGTCCGCAATTTTGTCGGATTTAGGCCTTcttaaacatgtacatgtataatattatCTTTTAAAGAAACTTGCTCACTCAcaagtttcttttaaaaagtaagAGCCCTTTAAAATTCTAGTGCAAACAGTTTAAATTTTTGTACAAAACTATCTTGACAAATTTGGTTTGTCTTGTGCATCAccttatatttgtatattcaaGCCTATTTTGGGCCTAACCGATTATTGAGTGAACGAGAAGAGGACTATTACTCTTTCAGTTAGACCAAGAATGATAGACctactttatcatgtttattagaGTAATCATTTCCCTTTCCCATTTCATTGGTTCGTTTTTTAAGTCTAATTTAAACAATTTCTTCTAATGTCCTTAAccacaatggcccgtattctgaagtcgggtttaaattaaactcaggtttaaagttgtggtttaagtatgggaagccaaaagtatcaacatttttattaagttgtatgtttcttatgtttaatgtgctctttcctgattcatcgatggtgaagacaatcatctatttatacttcctagacaattatgaatgatttgagagccaaatgagctgaagtatgatatctctactgtttgtgatttatgtaacaattggctatccatacttaaaccacaactttaaaccagagtttaagttaaacctgctatcagaatacgggccattgtctCAACATACCATGCGTAATCATATTATCGTGTTCTCCTAAAGCTTTGGTGCACCCAATGCACATGATACATGCAGTGCAAGCAACCATGGTTGTACAATGCGCCGGATATCCGCAAGCAGAAGGTGTTACCGGTTTAGGACGATTAGGGTTTGGATAGATTTAGGGAAATCAGATGATTTGAGACCATTATTGTCTATACCTACCAATTCGAAAGCATCGATTGTTTGACTACTAGCCCTTGTGACATTCACTATAGACTGTTCTAATTTCGAAAACGAGGAGTTGCAAAATTCCCACGTCACTTCATCAGCCGTGTTGGATTAATATTCTTTTGACTGGATCGTTCTGGAATAAATAAACCAAAACTTAATATCATCTACTACAAGTGGTTTTTCAAATGATTTATCAACGagataaaacattttcaaactTTTAGAGCCCGTGTTTGATATAAACTCTAAGATATGGAATGTGTAGTGACGGAACTACCTGGAGTGTTGATACTCCTTCTAATCTACACTGCTCGACTCGCAAACTGCCAAGGAGAGCCCTCAATTATCAGTGGACCTGTAAACCAGACTGTAAACTTCGGGGAAACCGTGACGTTAACCTGCAGAGTCAGAGACAAATCGGCAGAGTACATTGTTGCTTGGTTCAAAGATAACCAAAGAATCACCAGAAGTACCAACGAGAGCCTTGATTCTCGGCACCTTGATGTGTCTCGCTTTAGCTTGTTAGGTAACTGGTCCGAAGGGGACTACTCGATTGAGATCACAGACATCATATCTCCAGATAAAGGACGATATCAGTGTAAAATTCAACATGTTTCTACTAGACAGTTTGTCGCAGAGTCAGATAACGGCACTTTGAACATTGAGTACCCACCGTCGACCGACTCGTTTATGTGTTCGCCATCACAGCCCAAAGACTTGCGCGTTGGCTATGTAATCATTTTCGGCTGTCGAACGGACCTTGGAAATCCACCTGCATCTCTGACAGCGACCTACGACTCACTGCCCATTAACGAAACACCCGACACACCTTTCAACGAGAAAAGCGTGAGTTATAGAAAGATTCTGGATAGGGAAGACAACGGGAAGGTATTCCGTTGCATGTTGAGCCAGGAGTTACTACCACAGCCAGAATACTGCTCAGTCGGCCCGCTGGTTGTTGAATATAAACCAATGGACATAGTGATAACTTCTGTAGTTCTTCCCGAAGACAATCCATCTGTGGCGGTTGTCAATGTCAATGCCAGAAGTATTGTTTTTACATGCGCTACCTCAGCTAACCCTGAGGCTCAGTACACCTGGACAGTGATAGAAGCACAAGGATGTTCCAAGGGTATAAATCACATAACCCTGCAAGACCAGTTGATTTTAACGAAAGTCGACATGGCATATGATGGAGCTGTCATCTCATGCACGGCCAACAATACCATCGGAGAATCATCTACTTCCATTACAATTCATGTATTGAACGATGATCCCGATGCCCTGTGCTACACAACCCCCAAACCAGCAACCGATGGAGTAGTTCCGACGCCATCGACAGCCCCAGTTATAAATCCGGTGACGCTGACAACCATGCATATCATCATAATAGTCATCGCGACCGCTTTCCtagtcgtcatcatcatcctcggCTACATCGCCTTCAATCGACGTCGGGAAACACCAATCCAGCTAACGATGATGTCTGGTCCAGATGATACCCGCTCCATTGCCGAAAGCATCATCTTCCATTCCCGTCACAACACCCCAGACCCCGAACATCGAGGAAATTCACTGGGACGGATGCAGAGCAACTTCAGCACCATTTCCTACGACACCCAGAGTATTGATTCCGCTACTGCACTTATGCACCTACGATCTTTGGAGTCACCCGAGTACAAGGCCAACCCAAAGCTAACTGGATCCCCCACGCGTAAATTGGGTGGAAAGTGCGGCAAGGAGTACGGCAAGGAATACGGCAAAGAGTGTGGTAAAGAAATTCCCATGGATGACATGGACCGATCTCCTTTCCATCGGATCCACGCCTCGGACAACGTGTATGAAGGGTCGCCGAAGAGAGGCAGCCCGCCATCGCCGCCCAGCGAGAAATCTGCTCTTACCCGACAACCAAGCGAGCATAAGTACGAGGAGTGTCCCCCTCTAAAGAAATACACGACCCATGCAAGTCAGACGGATCTCGCTTTTATCGATGATAAAATTGAAGAGGAGAGGCAAGAAATATCAGACACCAGTGACAGTGATTCCGAATTCGATTACCACCCAAAAAAGCAGAACTTCAGTGTGAACAACTGTAATATAAGATTTGCGAAACATACCGAAGTTTGACCACACGTATCTTAAATATGATCTTTATACTAAAACCCAACTTTGAACAACATAGAAGTTAATCAGTTAATCAAGATAATTGTAGTACCTAAATATGGAGAATAAGCTGTAATAACATATCTTACATTTACCGTTTACTGTACTGattagaaaattataatttagatTAAATCTACCATTTCATACGTCTCTGAAAACTCTGATTACATTTTAAGCAAGTCAAAGAAAGCGTATATgctgtaaacaaaaataatagtgTGTGATATCTTACTTACGTTTCTCTTTCTGTATCTTTGTGCAATTTTAGTATTTTATCCATCTTTCTTCGTGATTATCGTTTCTTTATTAGATGAAACGATCaatgattcaataaataaatcaccTAAACATACTTATCGTTGTCATTTACGTGTAAAACACTCACGAAAATGCGCCATTCTCTATGACTTTCTCAATGCATTCGACTACCTTtcgaaaattgaaaaaaaaattatatcacgTCGTCATCCCAAGTAATGGTTTTTTCTGTTTGAAATGCAAAGCTTAATGTCCTTATTAgcttgaaaatttgattcaaATTCACTGGTGCATATTTTTGTTCCGTTCTTGCTTTTCCTTGTTTTAAAACTGTGTCTAATCTTccttcaattcattcattcaaaatgaaaaaatataataaaaaagtgaatttaAACTTACGGATTAAGCAAACACAATGCCAGTCATTTATTTCCGAATTCATGTAAGTTGGGCATTTcaattgtagatttttttttattctttaggAAATATTCCGTTATGCCTCCAGATTTCAACCTATTACATTATCTTTTAcgtgttaagaaaaaaaaaacgttgagTAACATTACGCTCCCTTTCAATCCTTCGGGCATGAACGAGTCGCTTGGAGTATGGGACCAAGTTCATTGCATTTCTCCACGGTTACTTAGCCGTTAAACATAAACAACATTTATGTTGATGCTTTGTAATGTCTACTCAAATACAATGGAACTCTTGAGATGATTGTTTTATAGAAGAAACTAAACTTACAAGTAAGTAAAACGTTTAATTAgggataatgataatatcatgGGGGATAGGGGATCGTTTCCGTAAATGATCTGGTATTTCATCAAATCTACGTCGTAGTAACAAATTAGGAGTTTTTTGTCTTCATAATATTATTATACGATAATAGCTGCCTTTACATTTCttgtatattttcattattgatatcacagtatttattttatgtacatgtacttagaaTGTCGTTTTGACTATGGAATTATCAAGTAAGTGCAAAATTGGAAGTTTATTACtttgttaaactatattttgccGGCTTGGACCATTCTTAGAAGTTGTTTGAAGAAAGGTACTTCTGAAAGGAAATGATGATCATGAATCTGAATGGATTGGGAATTTGCACAAAATCATTTAAGTTAGTATTTCAAACTCCGCATTGTAATAAATTGTATAGCAAAGGTCTGTAACATATTCTTTCCTACGGAAATATGATGTAAATTAGTGTAATTTTATAGTAGAGTTATATGGGGGTGTATTATTGTATATTGAATTAGAAAAGTATTTGTAAAAACAAAGATAGCCTTTGTAATATAGAGATAATGTAAATATAAAGAGGGGAAATAACGAAGAAGAGATTTTTATTATTGTGCCtcgaattatttttttagtgaaaAGCGCCAAGAAAGAATCAAGATTACTTTACTGAATAAAGACATATACAGTGTATGAGTCttcctatcataatgaaataataaacacccacacacacatccaTATCACACCCTCATCCCTtattacacacaaaaaagaagactaaaataacacaaaaatatataatatttactAAACAATACATCACTTTGTTGTGATGAATCCCCCTTATGTTACAGGGGATACAggtggagaaagaaagagaaggggggAGGATAGATAGAgcgagatgaaaaaaaaatataggggaCAGAGATACAGAtggaagggggagagagaaacaAACAGAtcgagagagggagagagagataacgTGGGATTTGCTGATGACACCGGAAGGATATAACCTTGTGCTCCGGAAGTTACCAAGCGGAAGATGTACACATATCAGTAGTACAGCACTGAGTTCTATTAACGTTGTTATCATGGCTGTGTGCTCAGAATAAAAGCCAAAAGTCATTGTGGTTCAGTagtttgtcaaaaaatattccatgtgAAACTGACACGTGAGTATTTTATTATCGAAATGCAAtggaattattatcattaaatttgCTATTTGCCTGTCAAAAAGCTGtaaatcatgataataacattaacaaaaatcagatattgataatcataatacgtgtaataacaacaataatagtGATAAAAGAACATTAATGACTAAAACAttactaataatgatgataatgattagtAATAACAGCAATAGTGTTAACGATACTAATTGcaacattttaatgaaattaataacaATGCAAGGGATAGCAATGTTAGTAATGATAAAACagagcaataaataactaatcattaaatataaatacatattttagaGCAGAATAAGAGAAAGTGTCTGTGAATCTTTTCATGCTGGATTTCTACTGgtgattgcattttatttttaattttagtcATTTAATCGAAAAAAGGCCTACAAGGCCATTTATATCAAGAGCACCCTTAAGATGTCTTCATCTTTTAATTTCCAAAATAGTtcacaaatttgatttatttcatatattcattaaaTGA
Proteins encoded in this window:
- the LOC129259076 gene encoding uncharacterized protein LOC129259076 — protein: MECVVTELPGVLILLLIYTARLANCQGEPSIISGPVNQTVNFGETVTLTCRVRDKSAEYIVAWFKDNQRITRSTNESLDSRHLDVSRFSLLGNWSEGDYSIEITDIISPDKGRYQCKIQHVSTRQFVAESDNGTLNIEYPPSTDSFMCSPSQPKDLRVGYVIIFGCRTDLGNPPASLTATYDSLPINETPDTPFNEKSVSYRKILDREDNGKVFRCMLSQELLPQPEYCSVGPLVVEYKPMDIVITSVVLPEDNPSVAVVNVNARSIVFTCATSANPEAQYTWTVIEAQGCSKGINHITLQDQLILTKVDMAYDGAVISCTANNTIGESSTSITIHVLNDDPDALCYTTPKPATDGVVPTPSTAPVINPVTLTTMHIIIIVIATAFLVVIIILGYIAFNRRRETPIQLTMMSGPDDTRSIAESIIFHSRHNTPDPEHRGNSLGRMQSNFSTISYDTQSIDSATALMHLRSLESPEYKANPKLTGSPTRKLGGKCGKEYGKEYGKECGKEIPMDDMDRSPFHRIHASDNVYEGSPKRGSPPSPPSEKSALTRQPSEHKYEECPPLKKYTTHASQTDLAFIDDKIEEERQEISDTSDSDSEFDYHPKKQNFSVNNCNIRFAKHTEV